In Halosegnis marinus, one genomic interval encodes:
- a CDS encoding class II fumarate hydratase yields MSDEFRTEEDSLGEMQVPADAYWGAQTQRAVENFPVSGVSFGRRFVRALGVVKKSAARANNDLGLLEDEQAEAIAAAADEVIAGEHDDQFPVDVFQTGSGTSSNMNANEVIANRAAEILGKEIGDRVVHPNDHVNYGQSSNDVIPTAMHVAALEAAVKDVLPGLETLAEALADKEAEFDDAVKTGRTHLQDATPVRLGQEFGGYRVQVEKGIERVESTRDRLGELALGGTAVGTGLNTHPEFPERAAEYISEETGLAFREADNHFEAQAAHDAMSEAHGALRVVAGSLNKIANDLRLLASGPRNGLGEIEQPENQPGSSIMPGKINPVVAEAVNQVHKQVVGNDAAVSAGAAEGQIDLNLYKPVIAHNYLQSAEMLANVAEVFGERFVAKLEADRAHMESQVEQSMALATALNPTIGYDKASKVAKKALAEGKTVREVVVAEGYLTEEEADEVLDPEAMTHRGILGDD; encoded by the coding sequence ATGAGCGACGAGTTCCGAACCGAGGAGGACAGTCTCGGCGAGATGCAGGTGCCGGCGGACGCCTACTGGGGGGCACAGACCCAGCGCGCGGTCGAGAACTTCCCCGTCTCGGGAGTCTCGTTCGGCCGGCGGTTCGTCCGCGCGCTCGGCGTCGTCAAGAAGTCGGCGGCGCGCGCCAACAACGACCTCGGCCTGCTGGAGGACGAGCAGGCGGAGGCCATCGCCGCGGCGGCCGACGAGGTCATCGCCGGGGAGCACGACGACCAGTTCCCGGTCGACGTGTTCCAGACCGGCTCCGGCACCTCCTCGAACATGAACGCGAACGAGGTCATCGCCAACCGCGCCGCCGAGATACTCGGGAAGGAGATCGGCGACCGCGTCGTCCACCCGAACGACCACGTCAACTACGGGCAGTCGTCGAACGACGTCATCCCGACCGCGATGCACGTCGCCGCGCTCGAAGCCGCCGTGAAGGACGTGCTTCCGGGGCTGGAGACGCTCGCCGAGGCGCTCGCGGACAAGGAGGCCGAGTTCGACGACGCCGTCAAGACGGGCCGCACGCACCTGCAGGACGCGACGCCCGTGCGACTGGGCCAGGAGTTCGGGGGCTACCGCGTCCAGGTCGAGAAGGGCATCGAGCGCGTCGAGTCGACGCGCGACCGTCTCGGCGAACTCGCGCTCGGCGGGACCGCGGTCGGCACGGGTCTCAACACCCACCCCGAGTTTCCCGAGCGCGCGGCCGAGTATATCTCCGAGGAGACGGGCCTCGCGTTCCGCGAGGCCGACAACCACTTCGAGGCGCAGGCGGCCCACGACGCGATGAGCGAGGCCCACGGCGCGCTCCGCGTCGTCGCCGGGTCGCTCAACAAGATCGCCAACGACCTGCGGCTGCTCGCCTCCGGCCCGCGCAACGGCCTCGGCGAGATAGAGCAGCCGGAGAACCAGCCCGGCTCTTCCATCATGCCGGGGAAGATCAACCCGGTCGTCGCGGAGGCGGTCAACCAGGTCCACAAGCAGGTCGTCGGCAACGACGCCGCGGTCTCCGCGGGCGCGGCGGAGGGACAGATAGACCTGAACCTCTACAAGCCGGTCATCGCGCACAACTACCTCCAGTCGGCGGAGATGCTCGCCAACGTCGCCGAGGTGTTCGGCGAGCGGTTCGTCGCGAAGCTGGAGGCCGACCGCGCGCATATGGAGTCGCAGGTCGAGCAGTCCATGGCGCTCGCCACGGCGCTGAACCCGACCATCGGCTACGACAAGGCCTCGAAGGTGGCGAAGAAGGCGCTCGCGGAGGGGAAGACCGTCCGCGAGGTCGTCGTCGCCGAGGGCTACCTCACGGAGGAGGAGGCCGACGAGGTGCTCGACCCCGAGGCGATGACCCACCGCGGCATCCTCGGCGACGACTAG
- a CDS encoding universal stress protein, producing the protein MTLETVLVAVGGSSPGDRLAQVAEDIAGPAGATVVLGHVFAEDDYEDTVERLEFDDDTEVSPDAVAGRNRTVRDLEKRFDAAGIESDHRGAVGERAPEVVSMAEALDADLLVVGGRRRSPTGKAVFGSTAQEILLDAPCPVTFVKRGEYP; encoded by the coding sequence ATGACGCTCGAAACCGTACTCGTGGCCGTCGGCGGGTCGTCGCCGGGCGACCGACTGGCACAGGTGGCGGAGGACATCGCGGGACCGGCGGGCGCGACCGTCGTCCTCGGACACGTGTTCGCCGAGGACGACTACGAGGACACCGTCGAGCGGCTGGAGTTCGACGACGACACCGAGGTGTCGCCCGACGCCGTCGCCGGCCGGAACCGCACCGTTCGCGACCTGGAGAAGCGGTTCGACGCCGCGGGAATCGAGTCCGACCACCGCGGCGCGGTCGGCGAGCGCGCGCCCGAGGTCGTGTCGATGGCCGAGGCGCTGGACGCCGACCTGCTCGTCGTCGGCGGGCGGCGGCGCTCGCCGACCGGGAAGGCGGTCTTCGGCTCGACGGCCCAGGAGATACTGCTCGACGCGCCGTGTCCGGTTACCTTCGTGAAGCGCGGCGAGTACCCGTGA